In a genomic window of Salegentibacter salegens:
- a CDS encoding PorP/SprF family type IX secretion system membrane protein encodes MGIRILFIKCFKARQISQAVKCIFIIFFGFLSGASAKAQEVIPIYSDYLTDNLFLIHPSMAGAANRNQIRLTARQQWFDVDNAPSLQTLAVNGRLGDKLGVGGIVFNDKNGNFSKIGTYGTVAYHLLFSRSELDLNQLSFGISAGIVQHRLDQSGFTEFDPNVNASNESDFFGNMDIGMSYYYLDFYAHLAAKNIISIKRELFYSDAVPSNQRKYLFSTGYVFDNNNEWSYEPSILYQLREATNEMNIDLNMKVYRNVDFGQVWGGLSYRNSFEGTEYTTEGNEVESQQLRYITPFVGLDYKNFMFGYTFSYQFNSVVLSNNGFHQITIGYDFGKSRGRWDCKCPAIN; translated from the coding sequence ATGGGGATTAGAATTTTATTTATCAAGTGTTTTAAAGCTAGGCAAATTTCGCAGGCTGTAAAATGTATTTTTATAATATTTTTTGGTTTCTTATCGGGAGCTTCAGCAAAAGCTCAGGAAGTAATCCCTATTTATTCAGATTACCTAACCGATAACCTTTTTCTTATTCATCCCTCAATGGCCGGTGCGGCGAACAGGAACCAAATAAGACTTACCGCCAGGCAGCAATGGTTTGACGTAGATAATGCACCCAGCTTACAAACACTGGCAGTAAATGGTAGGCTAGGCGACAAACTTGGTGTTGGAGGTATTGTTTTTAACGACAAAAACGGGAATTTTTCTAAGATTGGTACCTATGGGACAGTTGCTTATCATTTACTTTTTTCCAGAAGTGAATTAGACCTGAATCAACTTTCTTTTGGAATAAGTGCGGGGATTGTTCAACACAGGTTAGATCAAAGTGGTTTTACAGAATTTGATCCTAATGTAAACGCAAGTAATGAATCAGACTTTTTTGGAAATATGGATATTGGGATGTCTTATTACTACCTGGATTTTTATGCCCATTTGGCGGCAAAAAACATTATCTCGATAAAACGGGAGCTATTCTATTCTGATGCTGTGCCCAGCAATCAACGAAAATATTTATTCTCTACAGGTTATGTTTTTGATAATAACAACGAATGGAGTTATGAGCCCTCTATTTTATATCAACTTAGGGAAGCAACCAACGAGATGAATATTGATTTAAATATGAAGGTTTATCGAAATGTAGATTTTGGTCAGGTATGGGGCGGACTTTCTTATCGGAACAGTTTTGAAGGTACCGAATATACTACTGAAGGCAACGAAGTTGAAAGTCAGCAGCTGCGCTATATTACTCCTTTTGTTGGTTTAGACTACAAGAATTTTATGTTTGGTTATACTTTTAGTTACCAGTTTAACTCTGTGGTTTTGAGTAATAACGGTTTTCATCAAATCACTATTGGATACGATTTTGGAAAGAGCAGAGGGCGTTGGGATTGTAAATGCCCGGCCATTAATTAG